The Tripterygium wilfordii isolate XIE 37 chromosome 1, ASM1340144v1, whole genome shotgun sequence sequence ACCAAACAAACAACAGCCTTTCTCATCTTATTGCTCAATCTTGGTCTTTACACCATCATAACCATAATTGCTGCATGGGCTGTGAATCATGGGATCCAAAGATCTCGCGAATCAGGTAATGCAGATAGTTCATAAAATCTGTATTGGGTAGTTGAGCTCTTTAAGCAGTTTTTACTCATATCAACATTTCTTATCTGTGAACTGTGATTGCAGCATCGGGTTTATCCGTCCCGCTTCAAATATTTCCAATATACTTCCCCTTCGGGAACATGGCGACTGGATTCTTCGTCATCTTCTCCCTCCTTGCTGGTGTTGTAGGCATGGGAACCTCGCTTATCGGACTACAACATGTTAAGCAATGGGATATTTCCGGCATATATGCCGTAGCTGCCTCTTCAATGATGAGTTGGTCGCTCACTCTGCTCGCTATGGGGTGCATAATCTGCTACTCTCTCATCATCCCCTTCAATTGACATAACTTTCAGTCCCACAGCATAATATAATGTTCATTCACTTGTTGTGATTGCAGATTTGCATGTAAAGAGATCAATCTAGGCTACAGAGATTCAAATTTGGTAAGTCCCACTTTCCTGCATTGTATACAAAGGTGACAAAACTCTATCCAGTTCATATGACTAAATTATCCGACTCGGATTATGTCCAAAATCATAAATCTTATTCGCTTTAAAACCAGGTCAGGGTTTAAATACAAAAATCTTGTCCGCTTTCAACTCACCCGAAAATGTAAATATTTCTTAAATATCTGATATTGTCCGAACATGAAATTATTTCTGTGATGGCATTGCAGCGCACTCTGGAAGTTGTGACGATAATTGCAGGTGCAACACATATGATAGGCACAGGTGCAATTCATGCTGGTGTTGGAGACGCCATTGCAGATGCACAGCAGAGGCTTCCGGGGCCAAGATCTTGAGCTTCCTCTCAACTCGATTCACGCCGCTTGTTTTGCTGTTCTTCATTTCAATTTGTGTTAATGTACCTTGAATTGCAGCTGATAATAATAAGTTTTCTTCATGattcaaaatatataaaataagttTTCGTTATTTTTCTACAAAATCTCTTCACTGAACAATAAGGCTCAACACTAAGAGATCTCATAGAGACTAGTAATGAAGATCCTATTACCTATATGTGGAACAAAACCTGTCTTCTACTCTAGCGGTTTCATCTTCTAGGAGAGAAATCAACTTTGAAGCATGGCATGAAGCAATAACAAAAGGAATGCCATACAGAGGCTGGAGCAAAGCAACGGATAGGACGGGGAAGATGCATTGCGATGATGACCTCCGGCTGCACCTGCAGGCAGGACTGTACAACCAGAATAATAGCAAGTTCTACCTCCTGGGCTTGTTCTTCTTCCACCTTTATCTCTGCTACCACCACCACCTCTACCTCCACCGCCGCCACCTCTGCCTCCACCGCCACCTCCTCTGCCTCCACCACGGCCACCTCCTCTgcctccaccaccgccaccaaTGGCAGTAACTAAGGAAAACATCAATGCCAAAATGACGAGCAGAGCAACAAGCTTAGGTGCCAAGGGAAGCTTCATTTGGTCCTCAAATGTACTGAGTGTGAAATGAACACAAAGACAAAACACCATAACACCAAGTCAATTAAGTAGCATTCTAACAATAGgaactttgttttcttttgccaAGCCGTGACTCAGAATTTTTTGCTTAGAATACCCACCTAAGCTAAGTAGGACTACATATTACCTATTCTACAGTAAttgacaaaaattaaataatcaaGTTAAGCAATGAGAATGCACaaccatttgttttcttttgccaACCTGTGAAGAATTTTTTCCTTAGAATATCCACCTAAGTAGGACTACATATTACATATTCTACAGTAATTGACAAAAGATGCACTagcaaaaagtaaaaaaaaaaaaaaaaaaaaaacacaattctaGTTCACAATGCTCCTGCAAGGATTGTGGGATCAAAAAGCGCAAAGCATGTAGATATGCAGCAAATGATATAGAGTATCAGTAAAAATCCCAAAGAACTTTAAGTAGGAATTACATAACCTGATACAGTGATGTAGGATGACTGTACTAATTAATTAAGGTTAAAATCTAGAACTTGAGATTGAAGATATATAGCGAAATCAGAAATCAGATGGAAGATGAAAGAAATCTGAGGAGCAGATATCCAATTTGGTAAGAGAAAAGGGTATAATTTCAATCTGGGATGCCTCAATTCAATAGTACTGCttcaaccaagaaaagaaagatctcaaaacaaataaaaacaacCCACTAA is a genomic window containing:
- the LOC120000370 gene encoding membrane protein PM19L, giving the protein MASGTKQTTAFLILLLNLGLYTIITIIAAWAVNHGIQRSRESASGLSVPLQIFPIYFPFGNMATGFFVIFSLLAGVVGMGTSLIGLQHVKQWDISGIYAVAASSMMSWSLTLLAMGFACKEINLGYRDSNLRTLEVVTIIAGATHMIGTGAIHAGVGDAIADAQQRLPGPRS
- the LOC120000378 gene encoding holotricin-3-like, with amino-acid sequence MSSLMHEILLIATFTSFFRVGNFSVQQPLISKFSTFEDQMKLPLAPKLVALLVILALMFSLVTAIGGGGGGRGGGRGGGRGGGGGGRGGGGGGRGGGGSRDKGGRRTSPGGRTCYYSGCTVLPAGAAGGHHRNASSPSYPLLCSSLCMAFLLLLLHAMLQS